In Podospora pseudopauciseta strain CBS 411.78 chromosome 3, whole genome shotgun sequence, one genomic interval encodes:
- a CDS encoding hypothetical protein (EggNog:ENOG503PN97) translates to MTTTGEGPMQNANPLEPGSVDDARPLPANQSIPARIRERLNLQKTPKTPDNPQDPGAPTQGEANQTNPSAINKTQESGNAVTSILRPFSELHVSYPAGNHYMPCVDIIAIHGIGEALETAWVHRKKLKRHQNDPRRSVNTTSILKTSLDEARKLGSDGSPAPGQRRGRYEMVQSTVLSWLPTVPETDIGGTDDAEAETRLESQQISKRPISPRDQDEQPQDAPVSKPDASNQGPVNVTDVGVPNKPSTDRPSSDRGTERRVNWLTDPHMLPAEIQRARVLCYTYSDIETASNGPFKYLDEKAADLLERLAQLRPPGETGFAEVPIVFIGLGFGALIAQRAVVKLRLAETDDAKSSIHLGLVAGVLLIDAPSPSNSSDLELYPRSRSQLSNRTWTDDWFGSSDNGDLGLIKASDSRKIDGSYLWNTFSSTVSANQICLAWHYLPVKEGDRTIVPKHPSVMLLERRCRTSHRLNRFDGNEDEDFKSLVEIIKRSILVKHCTAQSTVLRARLPDLSKERFPVNLKDQKGLTPLHLAVEAGNSSAVRNLVYKGKASLTEKDNNGRSPLTTAIRQAVQEKDAKKAVFTQIIKLLVKANTGLQVDDKDILGNSPWHYATGLENAWIKRLRKNLIVGNSLTMNHVLEKVTNPEPGSTQASACDVFDMFLLEIFMQTKRRGSKWSEKFNWDFATVTDVIYSGDLGVTRTLDMSRPDSLAREKALCRWVHLPANNDGSMGGQRHQGSPVIDRYMMPQAKRYKHSHGLPEETQSTERPNAVRRGSSSESGITLTLGPGDVAAVDKLGSSQSSVSESKESDAIVIFLPIFGFECHRYRKYLSDAISNASGELKTSQQDKVISEAAASKSSPSRHAKRRSQVSSSCYSTPSSPFKDAAKLLRNAVPVSNQSLLLDGYLRSPKPVHCRRTLDQFSYYMLSSTETRDKSQVAYKWAKDTKACDKAKDRQQRKTTHPLGRTPAPPDSQNKP, encoded by the exons ATCCAGGTGCACCCACTCAGGGAGAGGCAAACCAAACCAATCCCAGCGCCATCAACAAGACACAGGAGTCCGGGAATGCTGTGACCAGTATTCTTAGG CCGTTCTCGGAACTTCATGTCTCCTACCCGGCAGGCAACCATTATATGCCGTGCGTTGACATCATTGCAATCCACGGCATTGGCGAAGCACTGGAAACGGCCTGGGTTCATCGTAAGAAGCTCAAGCGACACCAGAACGACCCCCGGCGCTCGGTGAACACGACATCAATTCTCAAGACAAGCCTTGATGAAGCCCGCAAACTGGGTAGTGATGGTAGTCCTGCGCCTGGTCAACGGCGAGGGAGATATGAAATGGTCCAGTCAACCGTCTTATCATGGCTCCCAACGGTTCCGGAGACAGACATCGGAGGTACTGATGATGCTGAAGCTGAGACCAGGTTGGAAAGTCAACAGATATCCAAACGTCCGATCTCGCCGCGAGACCAAGATGAGCAACCACAAGATGCGCCGGTTAGCAAGCCAGATGCTTCGAACCAAGGGCCGGTAAACGTCACTGATGTTGGAGTCCCAAACAAACCGTCGACAGATAGGCCATCTTCCGATCGTGGGACAGAAAGACGTGTCAACTGGCTGACCGACCCCCACATGCTGCCAGCAGAGATTCAACGTGCCCGAGTTCTGTGCTACACGTACTCTGACATAGAGACCGCCTCCAATGGACCATTCAAATATCTCGACGAGAAAGCGGCGGACCTGCTCGAACGTCTCGCACAACTGCGACCTCCGGGTGAAACTGGGTTCGCAGAGGTGCCTATCGTCTTCATAGGCCTTGGGTTTGGCGCGCTTATTGCTCAGCGGGCTGTCGTCAAACTTCGACTGGCGGAGACGGATGACGCCAAATCAAGTATACATCTCGGCTTAGTTGCTGGCGTGCTTCTGATAGATGCGCCTTCTCCTAGCAATTCCTCAGATCTCGAGCTGTACCCGCGCAGTCGTAGCCAATTATCAAACAGAACCTGGACAGACGACTGGTTTGGAAGCAGTGATAACGGCGATTTGGGCTTGATCAAGGCCTCAGACAGCAGAAAGATCGACGGTTCTTATCTGTGGAACACATTCTCAAGCACCGTCTCGGCAAATCAGATTTGCCTAGCATGGCACTACCTCCCAGTGAAAGAGGGTGACAGG ACAATTGTCCCCAAACACCCGTCAGTGATGTTGCTAGAGAGAAGATGCAGAACATCCCACCGGCTTAACAGGTTCGACGGtaatgaggatgaggacttCAAGTCTCTGGTCGAGATTATTAAGCGATCTATTCTCGTCAAGCACTGCACCGCACAATCCACAGTACTGCGAGCGCGTCTTCCAGATCTTTCCAAAGAACGATTTCCGGTCAATCTCAAAGACCAAAAAGGGTTGACCCCGCTACACCTCGCGGTGGAAGCAGGCAATTCAAGCGCTGTCAGGAATCTTGTCTACAAAGGCAAGGCGTCGCTTACAGAAAAGGACAACAACGGGAGATCCCCTCTGACGACGGCCATTCGCCAAGCAGTCCAGGAAAAAGACGCCAAGAAGGCCGTCTTCACCCAGATAATCAAGCTACTTGTGAAGGCTAACACGGGCTTGCAAGTGGATGACAAGGATATTCTCGGCAACTCCCCCTGGCACTACGCAACTGGACTTGAGAATGCATGGATCAAGCGGTTGAGGAAAAACTTGATCGTAGGGAATTCGTTAACGATGAATCACGTGTTGGAGAAAGTCACCAATCCCGAGCCTGGCTCGACACAGGCCTCGGCATGCGATGTCTTTGACATGTTCCTGTTGGAGATATTCATGCAAACGAAACGCCGTGGGTCAAAGTGGTCTGAAAAGTTCAATTGGGACTTTGCAACTGTGACAGACGTAATCTACAGCGGGGATCTCGGGGTAACCCGTACGCTGGACATGTCGCGGCCAGACAGCCTAGCGAGAGAGAAGGCATTGTGTCGCTGGGTGCATTTACCTGCCAATAAT GACGGTTCCATGGGTGGTCAGCGCCATCAAG GTTCTCCTGTGATCGATCGTTACATGATGCCGCAAGCCAAGAGATATAAACATTCCCATGGACTCCCTGAAGAGACGCAGTCCACTGAAAGACCGAACGCAGTCCGACGAGGAAGCTCATCAGAAAGTGGAATTACGCTTACCTTGGGTCCTGGAGATGTTGCCGCTGTTGACAAATTGGGGTCTAGCCAATCTAGTGTGTCCGAGTCAAAGGAGTCTGATGCCATCGTGATTTTT CTACCCATTTTCGGCTTCGAATGTCACCGGTACCGCAAGTATCTCAGCGACGCCATCTCGAATGCTTCCGGTGAATTGAAAACCTCACAGCAAGATAAAGTAATTTCAGAGGCTGCAGCATCCAAGTCTTCGCCTTCAAGGCATGCTAAGAGAAGAAGCCAAGTCTCTTCTTCATGTTATTCCACGCCCAGTAGCCCGTTCAAGGATGCTGCCAAACTGCTTCGGAATGCCGTGCCTGTTAGCAATCAATCGCTTCTGTTAGACGGCTACTTACGCTCGCCCAAGCCTGTGCATTGTCGCCGCACGCTGGATCAGTTTTCTTATTACATGCTAAGCTCGACTGAGACAAGAGACAAGAGTCAGGTTGCTTATAAATGGGCCAAGGACACAAAGGCATgcgacaaggccaaggacAGGCAACAAAGAAAGACCACTCATCCGCTCGGCCGAACACCTGCTCCACCTGATTCTCAGAACAAGCCTTGA
- a CDS encoding hypothetical protein (EggNog:ENOG503PN97): protein MLEVAEKLPLSFMASFFALDVDIFPKDEASEETSWPLGQVCGYLFGISASIFTPLVSIAVYVNDLSDAVRKAYRRLVKKKDAQGGGNKAPGVDGQTGLLIINFHRQSPEERLPL, encoded by the exons ATGTTGGAAGTGGCCGAAAAA CTGCCGCTATCTTTTATGGCCAGTTTCTTTGCTTTGGACGTCGATATCTTCCCCAAAGATGAGGCCTCAGAAGAAACCTCGTGGCCGCTCGGTCAAGTTTGCGGTTATCTGT TTGGCATCTCTGCTTCCATTTTCACACCATTAGTCAGCATAGCGGTTTACGTGAACGACCTGTCTGACGCTGTTCGGAAGGCATATCGTCGCCTTGTAAAAAAGAAGGACGCACAAGGCGGTGGTAACAAGGCTCCTGGTGTCGACGGTCAAACTGGG TTGTTGATCATCAATTTCCACCGCCAAAGTCCCGAGGAAAGACTGCCTCTTTGA